The following coding sequences lie in one Notolabrus celidotus isolate fNotCel1 chromosome 6, fNotCel1.pri, whole genome shotgun sequence genomic window:
- the myod1 gene encoding myoblast determination protein 1 homolog: MELSDISFPIPAADDFYDDPCFNTSDMHFFEDLDPRLVHVGLLKPDDSSSVSSPSPSSSSSSSLHLHHHAIEVEDDEHVRAPSGHHQAGRCLLWACKACKRKTTNADRRKAATMRERRRLSKVNDAFETLKRCTSANPNQRLPKVEILRNAISYIESLQALLRGGQDEGFYPGLEHYSGDSDASSPRSNCSDGMADFNGPSCPSRRRGSYDNSSYFSETPHGGLKSERNSVVSSLDCLSSIVERISTDSTLLPAPADAPVSPPTDPAGEAAAPGPVQIPSPTANQDPNLIYQVL, encoded by the exons ATGGAGCTGTCGGATATCTCTTTCCCCATCCCCGCCGCAGATGATTTCTATGACGACCCCTGCTTCAACACCAGCGACATGCACTTCTTCGAGGACCTGGACCCGAGGCTGGTCCATGTGGGCCTCCTGAAGCCGGACGACTCCTCCTCTGTATCCTcgccctccccttcctcctcctcttcctcctccctgcacCTCCATCACCACGCCATAGAGGTGGAGGATGACGAGCACGTCCGCGCGCCCAGTGGGCACCACCAGGCGGGCCGCTGCCTCCTCTGGGCCTGCAAGGCCTGCAAGAGGAAGACCACCAACGCGGATCGCAGGAAGGCCGCCACCATGCGCGAGCGCCGGCGGCTCAGCAAGGTGAACGACGCGTTCGAGACCCTGAAGCGGTGCACGAGCGCGAACCCGAACCAGAGGCTCCCCAAGGTGGAGATCCTCAGGAACGCCATCAGCTACATCGAGTCCCTGCAGGCGCTGCTGAGAGGGGGGCAGGACGAGGGCTTCTACCCGGGGCTGGAGCACTACAGCGGGGACTCGGACGCCTCCAGCCCCCGGTCCAACTGCTCCGACGGCATG gCTGATTTCAACGGGCCGAGCTGTCCGTCACGCAGAAGAGGAAGTTATGACAACAGTTCTTATTTCTCTGAGACTCCTCACG GCGGTCTGAAGAGCGAGAGGAACTCGGTGGTCTCCAGTCTGGACTGCCTGTCCAGCATCGTGGAGCGGATCTCCACCGACAGCACCCTGCTGCCCGCCCCAGCCGACGCCCCCGTGTCCCCGCCCACAGACCCCGCCGGAGAGGCGGCGGCCCCCGGGCCCGTCCAGATCCCCTCCCCGACCGCCAACCAGGACCCCAACCTGATCTACCAAGTCCTATAG